From the genome of Bordetella sp. H567, one region includes:
- a CDS encoding ABC transporter substrate-binding protein — protein MNNTNHRRRRFLATAGGLAAASALGPLAGRAQAAGACTGRVVVGTWGGDYQRLLQENINPLVEPAGVTVVYDVGSALVRQTKMRSEAHARRSTLDIALLRDNDMFQMQAEGTTVPLDEAHIPNLAHVIPQFRRGYAIPHIFSALVLVYDTSRVKTRPDGLAVLLDPAYKGKVGLVDDQYDYLTLAGALATGKPVGDLEAGQAFLRQLRENKPHVYPSVDALAAALKSGEIDVTVTWKARTLQWKKAGLPVDYVFPKEGALPATFEAGIAVGSKAQDCAFPYLNAMLDPRAQRAFAETMGYAPTVSNAALPPELQQAVGFSGAELERIVPVDFALVMKHKGQMLDFWNRDFRNGL, from the coding sequence ATGAATAACACGAATCATCGTCGCCGCCGCTTCCTGGCCACGGCGGGCGGTCTTGCGGCCGCCTCGGCGCTGGGACCGTTGGCGGGCAGGGCGCAGGCGGCCGGCGCATGTACGGGCCGGGTGGTGGTGGGCACCTGGGGCGGCGACTACCAGCGCCTGCTGCAGGAAAACATCAACCCGCTGGTCGAGCCCGCCGGCGTCACCGTCGTCTATGACGTGGGCAGCGCGCTGGTGCGGCAGACCAAGATGCGCTCGGAAGCACACGCGCGCCGCAGCACGCTGGACATCGCCCTGCTGCGCGACAACGACATGTTCCAGATGCAGGCGGAAGGAACGACCGTCCCGCTGGACGAGGCCCATATCCCCAACCTGGCGCATGTGATCCCGCAGTTCCGGCGCGGCTATGCGATCCCGCATATCTTCAGCGCGCTGGTGCTGGTCTACGACACCAGCCGCGTCAAGACGCGTCCCGACGGCCTGGCCGTCCTGTTGGACCCCGCCTACAAGGGCAAGGTCGGGCTGGTGGACGACCAGTACGACTATCTGACGCTGGCCGGCGCGCTGGCCACGGGCAAGCCCGTCGGCGATCTCGAGGCAGGACAGGCTTTCCTGCGCCAGCTGCGGGAGAACAAGCCTCACGTCTATCCGTCGGTGGACGCCCTGGCCGCGGCCCTGAAGAGCGGTGAGATCGACGTGACGGTGACGTGGAAGGCGCGCACCCTGCAGTGGAAGAAGGCGGGATTGCCGGTCGACTACGTTTTTCCGAAAGAGGGCGCGCTGCCCGCCACCTTCGAGGCCGGCATCGCCGTGGGCAGCAAGGCGCAGGACTGCGCGTTCCCGTATCTGAACGCCATGCTGGATCCGCGCGCGCAGCGGGCATTCGCCGAGACCATGGGTTATGCGCCGACGGTGTCCAACGCCGCCTTGCCGCCCGAGCTTCAGCAGGCCGTCGGCTTTTCCGGCGCGGAGCTGGAACGCATCGTTCCCGTGGACTTCGCGCTGGTGATGAAACACAAGGGCCAGATGCTGGATTTCTGGAACAGGGATTTCCGCAACGGCCTGTGA
- the ntrC gene encoding nitrogen regulation protein NR(I) — protein sequence MKPVWIVDDDQAIRWVLEKALARAGIETRSFSQASDVLAALEGDEPAALVSDIRMPGGNGLDLLRQIKEGHPALPVIVMTAFADLDSTVSAFQGGAFDYLAKPFDVNEAVSLIQRAAQESAGAQDGDPSAAQNEQGERWMMTQSASPAMQEIFRAIGRLAQSKVTVLITGESGTGKELVARALHGHGARSKGPFVALNAAAIPRDLLEAELFGHERGAFTGANTLRRGRFEEAHGGTLFLDEIGDMPIELQTRLLRVLAEGTFYRVGGAQPVRVDVRIVAATHQPLEQRVEQGLFREDLFHRLNVIRLRLPPLRERVEDIPALAQHFLTQSARQLGVSAKRLTPDALAALTRFDFPGNVRQLENFCHWLTVMAPGQTIEAADLPPEIRAMEHSVSPSIVARSMSPAAVPTGAVGADVSAQSWQEFLLRDARHRLDRGEPAIMATLTRQFERILLQTALQASRGRRVEAASRLGIGRNTITRKLRDLGMEDE from the coding sequence ATGAAACCTGTTTGGATCGTGGATGATGACCAGGCGATACGCTGGGTGCTCGAAAAGGCCCTGGCGCGCGCGGGCATCGAGACTCGCAGTTTCTCCCAGGCCAGCGACGTACTGGCCGCGCTGGAAGGCGACGAGCCGGCGGCGCTGGTGTCCGATATCCGCATGCCTGGCGGCAACGGCCTGGACCTGCTGCGGCAGATCAAGGAAGGCCATCCGGCGCTGCCCGTCATCGTGATGACGGCCTTCGCCGACCTGGACAGCACCGTGTCGGCGTTCCAGGGGGGCGCCTTCGACTACCTGGCCAAGCCGTTCGACGTGAACGAAGCGGTATCGCTGATCCAGCGCGCGGCGCAGGAATCGGCCGGCGCGCAGGACGGCGATCCGTCCGCGGCGCAGAACGAGCAGGGCGAGCGGTGGATGATGACGCAATCGGCCTCGCCCGCCATGCAGGAGATCTTCCGCGCGATCGGCCGCCTGGCGCAGTCCAAGGTGACGGTGCTCATCACGGGTGAATCGGGAACCGGCAAGGAACTGGTGGCGCGCGCGCTGCACGGCCATGGCGCGCGGTCCAAGGGGCCCTTCGTGGCCTTGAACGCCGCCGCCATTCCACGGGACTTGCTGGAAGCGGAGCTGTTCGGCCACGAACGCGGCGCCTTCACCGGCGCCAACACGCTGCGCCGGGGCCGCTTCGAAGAGGCCCACGGCGGCACGCTGTTCCTGGACGAAATCGGCGATATGCCCATCGAATTGCAGACGCGTTTGCTGCGCGTGCTGGCCGAGGGCACGTTCTACCGTGTCGGCGGCGCGCAGCCCGTGCGGGTGGACGTGCGCATCGTCGCCGCGACGCACCAGCCGCTGGAGCAGCGCGTGGAGCAGGGGCTGTTCCGTGAGGACCTCTTCCATCGCCTGAACGTCATTCGCCTGCGGCTGCCGCCCTTGCGCGAGCGCGTGGAAGATATCCCGGCCCTGGCACAGCATTTTTTGACGCAGAGCGCACGGCAGCTCGGGGTGTCGGCCAAGCGCCTGACGCCCGATGCGCTGGCGGCGCTGACGCGCTTCGATTTTCCCGGCAACGTGCGGCAGCTGGAAAACTTCTGCCACTGGCTGACGGTCATGGCGCCGGGACAGACCATCGAGGCCGCGGACCTGCCGCCCGAAATCCGCGCCATGGAGCATTCCGTGTCGCCGTCCATCGTGGCGCGCAGCATGTCGCCGGCGGCGGTCCCAACCGGGGCGGTTGGCGCCGATGTCTCGGCGCAAAGCTGGCAGGAGTTCCTGCTGCGCGATGCCCGGCATCGGCTGGATCGCGGCGAACCGGCGATCATGGCAACCCTCACGCGGCAGTTCGAGCGGATACTGCTGCAGACGGCGCTACAGGCCAGCCGGGGGCGCCGGGTCGAGGCGGCATCCCGGCTGGGGATCGGTCGCAATACGATCACGCGCAAGCTGCGCGACCTGGGAATGGAAGACGAGTAG
- the rdgB gene encoding RdgB/HAM1 family non-canonical purine NTP pyrophosphatase, protein MRPDPVPGLARVVLASGNAGKLREFSALFAPLGIELIPQGQLGVPEADEPHCTFIENALEKARHASRLTGLPALADDSGLCVDALGGAPGVYSARYASLKGGEKSDAANNAMLVRELAGQPDRRACYVAVLALVRAADDPRPLVGEGAWYGEIVDIPRGDHGFGYDPHFHLPALGKTAAELAPADKNAVSHRAQALRELLAKLDRAAR, encoded by the coding sequence ATGCGTCCTGACCCTGTTCCCGGCCTCGCCCGCGTGGTGCTCGCCTCCGGCAACGCCGGCAAATTGCGCGAGTTTTCCGCCTTGTTCGCCCCGCTGGGCATCGAATTGATTCCGCAGGGCCAGCTGGGGGTGCCCGAGGCCGACGAGCCCCATTGCACCTTCATCGAAAACGCCCTGGAAAAAGCGCGCCACGCCAGCCGGCTGACCGGCCTGCCCGCGCTGGCCGACGATTCCGGCCTGTGCGTCGACGCCCTGGGCGGCGCGCCGGGGGTGTATTCCGCGCGCTACGCGAGCCTGAAGGGCGGCGAAAAGTCGGACGCCGCGAACAACGCCATGCTGGTCCGCGAACTGGCGGGACAGCCCGACCGGCGAGCCTGTTATGTCGCGGTGCTGGCGCTGGTGCGCGCCGCGGACGATCCGCGCCCGCTGGTGGGCGAGGGCGCCTGGTACGGTGAAATCGTCGACATCCCGCGCGGCGATCACGGTTTCGGCTACGATCCCCATTTCCATTTGCCCGCCCTGGGCAAGACAGCAGCCGAACTGGCGCCCGCGGACAAGAATGCCGTCAGCCACCGCGCGCAGGCGCTGCGCGAACTGCTGGCCAAGCTCGACCGCGCGGCGCGCTGA
- a CDS encoding pirin family protein, with translation MSQLTPSLPSSVESVVIPRTSDIGNFEVRRALPSRERRTVGPFVFLDEMGPAMLPAGAGIDVRPHPHIGLSTVTYLYEGAIVHRDGAGNIRTILPGEVNWMTAGRGIVHSERSSVESRAQAQPLAGLQSWVALPASHEETDPGFVHYDRGAQAVMEGEGVRAQIVAGSLFGQTSSVHTLSPLFLGDIALEAGARLQLDAEYEERAAYIARGEVEIDGQRFASGRLVVFAPGKPVTLKAVSAARVAVLGGEPLDGPRYLWWNFVSSRRDRIEQAREDWVRNRFGQTVPEDTTEFIPAPAWAPLAPLPAR, from the coding sequence ATGTCCCAACTCACCCCATCGCTACCTTCCTCCGTCGAGTCCGTGGTGATTCCGCGCACCAGCGATATCGGCAATTTCGAGGTGCGGCGCGCGCTGCCGTCGCGCGAACGCCGTACCGTCGGCCCCTTTGTTTTCCTGGATGAGATGGGCCCGGCGATGCTGCCGGCCGGCGCCGGTATCGACGTGCGTCCGCATCCGCATATCGGCCTGTCCACCGTGACCTACCTGTACGAGGGCGCCATCGTGCATCGGGACGGGGCAGGCAATATCCGCACCATCCTGCCGGGCGAGGTGAACTGGATGACGGCGGGCCGCGGCATCGTGCACTCCGAGCGTTCGTCGGTCGAGAGCCGCGCGCAGGCACAGCCGCTGGCGGGATTGCAATCCTGGGTGGCGCTGCCGGCCAGCCACGAGGAAACCGATCCCGGCTTTGTCCATTACGACCGCGGCGCGCAGGCCGTGATGGAAGGCGAGGGCGTCCGCGCGCAGATCGTGGCGGGGTCGCTCTTCGGGCAGACGTCGTCCGTGCACACGCTGTCGCCGCTGTTCCTGGGCGATATCGCGCTGGAGGCCGGCGCGCGCCTGCAACTGGACGCGGAATATGAAGAGCGGGCCGCCTACATCGCCCGCGGCGAAGTCGAAATCGACGGCCAGCGCTTCGCGTCCGGCCGCCTGGTGGTCTTTGCCCCCGGCAAGCCGGTGACGCTGAAGGCGGTGTCGGCCGCGCGCGTGGCGGTGCTGGGCGGCGAACCGCTGGATGGTCCCCGCTACCTGTGGTGGAACTTCGTGTCCAGCCGCCGCGATCGCATCGAGCAGGCGCGCGAAGACTGGGTGCGCAACCGGTTCGGACAGACCGTGCCCGAAGACACCACCGAATTCATACCCGCGCCCGCCTGGGCGCCGCTGGCGCCGTTGCCCGCGCGCTAG
- the glnL gene encoding nitrogen regulation protein NR(II), translating to MPPRVMTMNVEAFELLATSVLLVNEQGCVEYANAAAEDLFGRSRRQLTGQSAAGLFDDREAMQSSIDLANAGNVADVRQVSSLRRGADSVSVVVTTVALMGQPWPVLIEAREIELRVAADRNHRLVDEIETHRQLLRNLAHEVKNPLGGLRGAAQLLEGELPDPALAEYTQVIISEADRLQALVDRLIGPQRMPLHARPVNIHEICERVTALIQAEFRDGVAIMRDYDASMPDLQGDAARLMQAVLNVARNAAQELSVQPGGDDVPPPQITLRTRVARRVMLAHRQHRLAAVLSIIDNGPGVPEHIRDRIFHPLVTARPGGTGLGLSLAQDFVQQHGGIIEFESRPRHTEFRLVLPMEPA from the coding sequence ATGCCGCCCCGGGTGATGACGATGAATGTAGAAGCCTTCGAACTGCTCGCGACATCGGTACTGCTGGTGAACGAGCAGGGGTGCGTCGAATATGCCAATGCGGCGGCCGAGGATCTCTTCGGCAGGTCGCGCCGGCAACTGACCGGCCAGTCGGCCGCCGGCCTGTTCGACGACCGCGAGGCCATGCAGTCTTCCATCGACCTGGCGAACGCCGGCAATGTCGCCGACGTTCGCCAGGTGAGCTCGCTGCGGCGCGGTGCCGATTCGGTCAGCGTGGTGGTGACCACGGTGGCGCTGATGGGGCAGCCGTGGCCGGTGCTGATCGAGGCGCGCGAGATCGAGCTGCGCGTGGCCGCCGATCGCAATCACCGCCTGGTCGACGAAATCGAAACGCACCGGCAGTTGCTGCGCAACCTGGCGCATGAAGTCAAGAATCCGCTTGGCGGCCTGCGCGGCGCGGCCCAGTTGCTGGAAGGGGAATTGCCCGACCCGGCGCTGGCGGAATATACCCAGGTGATCATTTCGGAGGCCGACCGGCTGCAGGCGCTGGTCGACCGCCTTATCGGGCCGCAGCGCATGCCGCTGCATGCGCGCCCGGTGAATATCCACGAAATCTGCGAACGCGTCACCGCGCTGATCCAGGCCGAATTCCGCGACGGCGTGGCCATCATGCGCGACTATGATGCGTCCATGCCGGACTTGCAGGGCGACGCCGCGCGACTGATGCAGGCCGTGCTTAACGTGGCGCGCAATGCCGCGCAGGAATTGTCCGTGCAGCCGGGGGGCGACGACGTCCCGCCGCCGCAGATCACGCTGCGCACGCGCGTCGCCCGGCGCGTGATGCTGGCGCATCGGCAGCATCGGCTGGCCGCGGTCCTATCCATCATCGACAACGGTCCCGGCGTACCGGAACATATCCGCGACCGTATTTTCCATCCGCTTGTCACCGCGCGCCCCGGCGGCACGGGCCTGGGGCTGAGCCTGGCCCAGGACTTCGTGCAGCAGCACGGCGGCATCATCGAATTCGAATCCCGACCCAGGCATACTGAATTTCGCCTGGTCCTGCCGATGGAACCCGCATGA
- the glnA gene encoding type I glutamate--ammonia ligase: MASPKEVLKQIADAEVKFVDFRFTDTAGREHHVSVPSHTIDEDKFESGHAFDGSSIPGWKGIEASDMLLIPDATSARIDPFMEETTLVLTCDVVEPSDMKGYSRDPRSLAKRAEAYLKSSGIGDTAYFGPEPEFFVFDGVTWNTDMSGTFVKIKSEEAPWSTGVEFEGGNLGHRPLVKGGYFPVPPVDSFQDMRSEMCLLLEQLGVPVEVHHHEVAAPGQLEIGTKFSTLVQRADWNQILKYVVHNVAHAYGKTATFMPKPVVGDNGSGMHVHQSIWKDGQNLFAGNGYAGLSEFALYYIGGIIKHARALNAITNPGTNSYKRLVPHFEAPVKLAYSARNRSASIRIPYVGNPKGRRIETRFPDPLANPYLAFAALMMAGLDGVQNKIHPGDPADKNLYDLPPEEDAKIPTVCSSLEQALESLDQDREFLTRGGVFTDDMLDAYLALKEQEVQRLRMTTHPVEFDMYYSL; encoded by the coding sequence ATGGCAAGCCCTAAAGAAGTCCTCAAACAGATCGCCGATGCGGAAGTCAAGTTCGTCGACTTCCGTTTCACCGATACCGCCGGCCGCGAGCACCACGTGTCGGTGCCGTCGCACACGATCGACGAAGACAAGTTCGAAAGCGGCCACGCTTTCGACGGTTCCTCGATCCCCGGCTGGAAGGGTATCGAGGCGTCCGACATGCTGCTGATCCCGGATGCCACCTCGGCTCGTATCGATCCGTTCATGGAGGAAACGACGCTGGTCCTGACCTGCGACGTGGTCGAGCCGTCCGATATGAAGGGTTATTCGCGTGACCCGCGTTCGCTGGCCAAGCGTGCCGAGGCCTACCTGAAGTCCTCCGGCATCGGCGACACCGCCTACTTCGGCCCCGAGCCCGAATTCTTCGTCTTCGACGGCGTGACCTGGAACACCGACATGTCCGGCACCTTCGTCAAGATCAAGTCCGAGGAAGCGCCCTGGTCGACCGGTGTCGAGTTCGAAGGCGGCAACTTGGGCCACCGTCCGCTGGTCAAGGGCGGCTATTTCCCCGTGCCCCCCGTCGACTCCTTCCAGGACATGCGTTCCGAAATGTGCCTGCTGCTGGAGCAGTTGGGCGTGCCGGTGGAAGTGCACCACCATGAAGTGGCGGCTCCCGGCCAGCTGGAAATCGGTACCAAGTTCAGCACGCTGGTCCAGCGCGCGGACTGGAACCAGATCCTGAAGTATGTCGTGCACAACGTGGCGCACGCCTATGGCAAGACGGCCACCTTCATGCCCAAGCCCGTGGTCGGCGACAACGGTTCCGGCATGCACGTGCACCAGTCGATCTGGAAGGACGGCCAGAACCTGTTCGCGGGCAACGGCTACGCCGGCCTGTCGGAGTTCGCGCTGTACTACATCGGCGGCATCATCAAGCACGCCCGCGCGCTGAACGCGATCACCAACCCCGGCACGAACTCGTACAAGCGCCTGGTGCCGCACTTCGAAGCCCCGGTCAAGCTGGCCTACTCGGCACGCAACCGTTCGGCCTCGATCCGCATTCCGTACGTCGGCAACCCCAAGGGCCGCCGCATCGAAACCCGCTTCCCGGATCCCCTGGCCAACCCGTACCTGGCTTTCGCGGCGCTGATGATGGCCGGCCTGGACGGTGTCCAGAACAAGATCCACCCGGGCGATCCGGCGGACAAGAACCTGTACGACCTGCCGCCGGAAGAGGACGCGAAGATCCCGACCGTCTGCTCGTCGCTGGAGCAGGCTCTGGAATCGCTGGACCAGGATCGCGAGTTCCTGACGCGCGGCGGTGTGTTCACCGACGACATGCTGGACGCCTATCTGGCGTTGAAGGAGCAGGAAGTGCAGCGTCTGCGCATGACCACGCACCCTGTCGAATTCGACATGTACTACAGCCTGTGA
- the hemW gene encoding radical SAM family heme chaperone HemW, whose product MPITIPIRQAGAPATAASAARGASGLTSLPPLSVYVHVPWCVRKCPYCDFNSHAADGDIPERAYLDALRADLEQALPQIWGRQVFSVFLGGGTPSLLSSAGLDELLAMLRAYLNLWPDAEITMEANPGTAEAGRFRDYAASGVNRLSLGIQSFDDAQLRALGRIHSADQARRAIAMAQSAVARVNLDLMFALPGQSLQDCEADVREALSHGTEHLSLYHLTLEPNTVFAKYPPPGLPDDDTAAAMQDAVEALAAQAGLARYEVSAYARAGARCRHNVNYWEFGDYLGIGPGAHGKLSFHDRIVREARTRSPERWMAGAMARDGSHIAESREVGRDELPFEFMLNVLRLKDGVPATYFAERTGLSLAAIAHPLETAVRKGLLDADPTRLKATPTGWAFLNDLQALFLN is encoded by the coding sequence ATGCCTATCACCATTCCCATCCGGCAAGCCGGCGCCCCGGCTACCGCGGCGAGCGCCGCACGCGGCGCTTCCGGGCTGACCAGCCTGCCGCCGCTTTCGGTCTATGTGCACGTGCCCTGGTGCGTGCGCAAATGCCCCTATTGCGACTTCAATTCGCACGCGGCCGACGGTGATATCCCGGAACGCGCCTACCTGGACGCCTTGCGCGCCGACCTCGAACAGGCCTTGCCCCAGATCTGGGGCCGCCAGGTGTTTTCGGTTTTCCTCGGCGGCGGCACGCCCAGCCTGCTGTCGTCGGCCGGCCTGGACGAACTGCTGGCCATGCTGCGGGCCTATCTGAACCTGTGGCCGGATGCCGAGATCACGATGGAGGCCAATCCCGGTACCGCCGAGGCGGGCCGCTTCCGCGACTACGCCGCCAGCGGCGTGAACCGGCTGTCGCTGGGGATCCAGAGCTTCGACGACGCCCAACTGCGCGCCCTGGGGCGTATCCATAGCGCCGACCAGGCCCGGCGCGCCATTGCCATGGCGCAGTCCGCCGTGGCGCGCGTCAATCTGGACCTGATGTTCGCCTTGCCCGGGCAGTCGCTGCAGGACTGCGAGGCGGACGTGCGCGAAGCGCTGTCCCACGGCACGGAGCATCTGTCGCTGTACCACCTGACGCTGGAGCCCAATACGGTCTTCGCGAAATACCCGCCGCCCGGCCTGCCGGACGACGATACCGCCGCCGCCATGCAGGATGCCGTCGAGGCGCTGGCGGCGCAGGCGGGACTGGCGCGCTACGAGGTTTCGGCCTACGCACGCGCCGGCGCGCGCTGTCGCCACAACGTGAATTACTGGGAATTCGGCGACTACCTGGGCATCGGGCCCGGCGCGCACGGCAAGCTTTCATTCCACGACCGTATCGTGCGCGAGGCGCGCACTCGCAGCCCGGAGCGCTGGATGGCAGGAGCGATGGCGCGCGACGGCTCGCATATCGCCGAGTCGCGCGAGGTCGGCAGGGATGAGCTGCCCTTCGAGTTCATGCTCAACGTACTGCGCCTGAAGGACGGGGTGCCGGCAACGTATTTCGCCGAGCGCACCGGCTTGTCGCTGGCCGCGATCGCCCACCCGCTGGAGACCGCCGTGCGCAAGGGCCTGCTGGATGCCGACCCCACGCGGCTGAAGGCCACGCCCACGGGTTGGGCCTTCCTGAACGACCTACAAGCACTGTTTTTGAACTGA
- a CDS encoding LysR family transcriptional regulator produces the protein MPPSSPPSDALITPELLLLVDAIARHGSFAKAAREMGKVPSAVTYAIRGLEDRLDVLLFDRSGHRAILTPAGQALLDDGRLLLQSLEDLTRRVRRIATGWEPELRIAINGVLPWPPIYDLIEEFQALDSATKLRFSSEVLSGTWDALTGGRADLLIGGDAALAPPGRFATQTLGELHLLFCVAPHHPLAQVDHPLTPEDISAHCAVVVADTSRALPPLTRGLLDTQQRVVMPTMQAKIHAQIRGVGCGYIPHLLAAPYLDQGLLVEKPTRDGGMQERLSCAWRAPARGEALKWWLKKLESPRLRASLVDVPAAGGSGSEGR, from the coding sequence ATGCCGCCCTCTTCCCCGCCCTCCGATGCCCTGATCACCCCCGAACTGCTGCTGCTGGTGGACGCGATCGCCCGCCATGGCAGCTTCGCCAAGGCCGCGCGGGAAATGGGCAAGGTGCCGTCCGCGGTCACCTATGCCATCCGCGGCCTGGAAGACCGCCTGGACGTGCTGCTGTTCGACCGCAGCGGGCACCGGGCGATCCTGACGCCCGCGGGCCAGGCCTTGCTGGACGATGGCCGGCTGCTGCTGCAATCCCTGGAAGACCTGACGCGGCGCGTGCGCCGCATCGCCACCGGCTGGGAGCCCGAACTGCGCATCGCCATCAACGGCGTGCTGCCGTGGCCGCCCATCTACGACTTGATCGAGGAATTCCAGGCCCTGGACAGCGCCACCAAGCTGCGCTTTTCCAGCGAGGTCCTGAGCGGCACGTGGGACGCCCTGACCGGCGGCCGCGCGGATCTGCTGATCGGCGGCGACGCCGCGCTGGCGCCCCCGGGGCGGTTCGCCACGCAGACGCTGGGCGAATTGCACCTGCTGTTCTGCGTCGCCCCACACCATCCGCTGGCCCAGGTCGACCATCCCTTGACGCCGGAGGACATCAGCGCGCACTGCGCCGTGGTCGTGGCCGATACCTCCCGCGCCCTGCCGCCCCTGACGCGCGGCCTGCTGGACACCCAGCAACGCGTGGTGATGCCTACCATGCAAGCCAAGATCCACGCGCAGATACGCGGCGTGGGGTGCGGCTATATACCGCACCTGCTCGCCGCGCCCTATCTGGACCAGGGGCTGCTGGTGGAAAAACCCACCCGCGACGGCGGGATGCAGGAGCGCCTGTCTTGCGCCTGGCGCGCGCCCGCCCGCGGCGAAGCCTTGAAATGGTGGCTGAAGAAGCTGGAATCCCCGCGCCTGCGCGCCAGCCTGGTCGACGTACCGGCCGCCGGTGGATCCGGCTCGGAGGGGCGCTAG
- a CDS encoding pirin family protein: MLTLRRSQERGYADHGWLKSHHTFSFANYYDPRHMGFGPLRVINDDQIAAGRGFGTHGHRDMEIITYVLDGAVAHKDSMGNGSTIRPGDVQRMSAGRGVLHSEFNPQPDHGTHLLQIWIEPNVVGIDPSYEEKRFEEADKRGRLRLVASPDAKDGSVLIHQDARLYAGLFDGDERATLALEPGRRAWIHVARGKVTANGKELVAGDAVAVEDENDIVLERGEGAEVLVFDLP; this comes from the coding sequence ATGCTTACCCTGCGACGCAGCCAAGAACGCGGTTATGCCGATCACGGCTGGCTCAAGAGCCACCATACGTTCTCGTTCGCGAATTACTACGATCCGCGCCACATGGGCTTCGGTCCGCTGCGCGTGATCAACGACGACCAGATCGCCGCCGGCCGCGGCTTCGGCACGCATGGCCACCGCGACATGGAGATCATCACCTACGTGCTGGACGGTGCCGTGGCGCACAAGGACAGCATGGGTAACGGCTCGACCATCCGCCCGGGAGACGTGCAGCGCATGAGCGCCGGACGCGGGGTGCTGCATTCGGAGTTCAATCCGCAGCCCGACCATGGCACGCATCTGTTGCAGATCTGGATCGAACCCAACGTGGTGGGCATCGACCCCAGCTACGAAGAGAAGCGTTTCGAGGAAGCCGACAAGCGTGGCCGCCTGCGTCTGGTGGCGTCGCCGGATGCCAAGGACGGTTCGGTCCTGATCCATCAGGATGCGCGTCTGTATGCGGGCCTGTTCGACGGCGATGAACGCGCGACGCTCGCCCTGGAGCCTGGCCGGCGTGCCTGGATCCACGTCGCCCGCGGCAAGGTGACGGCCAACGGCAAGGAACTGGTTGCCGGCGATGCGGTGGCCGTGGAAGATGAGAACGACATCGTGCTGGAACGAGGCGAGGGCGCCGAAGTCCTGGTTTTCGATTTGCCGTGA